A region from the Maniola jurtina chromosome 20, ilManJurt1.1, whole genome shotgun sequence genome encodes:
- the LOC123875503 gene encoding aldehyde dehydrogenase, dimeric NADP-preferring isoform X4: protein MTIGTLSSSKPKPINIPEVVQKARDTFNSGITKPLEWRKRQLKNLLRMYEENSGAMIDALVKDLRRSKTEAVLLEVDYLINDLTNLLNKFEEWAKPERPPKGFVNMLDDVVIFNDPYGVVLIIGAWNYPLQLLLLPFAGAIAAGNVVILKPSELAVASAKFIADTLPKYLDNDAFIVVEGGPEETTELLKQKFDYIFYTGGTNVGRIVYEAATKNLTPVTLELGGKSPVYIDNTVDMEITTKRVLWGKFINAGQTCIAPDYVLCSKEVQDKFVEYSKKILKEWYGEDPQKSPDLCRIINSRHFGRLQTLLDANKDKVVVGGRTDAQERFISPTILTNVTGTDKIMEDEIFGPILPIVPVENAYEAIKFINDREKPLVFYVFTSDDAMRKSLTENTSSGGMCVNDTLMHMGVDTLPFGGVGNSGIGAYHGKASFDTFTHKKSCLVRNFAAIGEKLASGRYPPYTDGKLKFITTLMRKRSGPSFKYLPYFIAFALGAGLSYGIFAWQKMASEDL from the exons ATgactatag GAACTTTATCAAGCTCAAAACCTAAGCCAATCAACATTCCAGAG GTTGTACAAAAAGCGCGGGACACATTCAACAGCGGTATAACGAAGCCCCTAGAATGGAGAAAGAGACAGCTAAAGAACCTCCTGCGAATGTACGAAGAGAACAGCGGAGCAATGATAGACGCCCTCGTGAAAGACTTGAGGCGTAGCAAGACTGAGGCGGTACTTTTAGAAGTCGACTATCTTATCAATGATTTGACCAATCTATTGAATAAGTTCGAAGAGTGGGCGAAGCCTGAAAGG CCACCAAAAGGTTTTGTCAACATGCTAGACGACGTGGTCATCTTCAACGACCCATATGGAGTGGTACTGATCATCGGAGCATGGAACTACCCTCTTCAGCTGCTGCTATTGCCCTTTGCTGGCGCGATCGCAGCTGGCAACGTCGTGATCTTAAAACCCAGCGAGTTGGCGGTGGCTAGTGCTAAATTCATAGCTGATACCTTACCTAAATATTTGGACAAT GATGCATTTATCGTAGTGGAAGGCGGTCCAGAGGAAACGACGGAGCTTCTCAAGCAAAAGTTCGATTACATCTTCTACACGGGAGGCACCAACGTCGGCAGGATTGTTTACGAGGCTGCGACCAAGAATCTGACGCCTGTTACCTTGGAGTTAGGAGGGAAAAG tcCAGTATACATAGACAACACGGTCGACATGGAGATCACCACAAAACGTGTCCTTTGGGGCAAATTCATCAACGCTGGACAGACTTGCATCGCTCCAGACTACGTCCTATGTTCCAAAGAAGTGCAGGACAAGTTCGTGGAATATtcgaaaaagattttaaaagagTGGTACGGGGAAGACCCTCAAAAGTCACCAGATCTATGCAGGATTATCAACAGCAGGCACTTTGG TCGTCTTCAGACATTGTTAGATGCAAACAAAGACAAAGTAGTGGTCGGCGGTCGGACTGACGCCCAGGAACGATTTATTTCACCAACAATACTGACCAACGTCACGGGCACCGACAAAATCATGGAAGACGAAATATTCGGTCCCATACTGCCGATCGTACCCGTGGAAAACGCCTATGAAGCCATCAAGTTTATTAACGACAG GGAAAAACCGCTGGTGTTCTACGTGTTCACATCAGACGACGCGATGCGCAAGAGTCTAACGGAGAACACGAGCAGTGGTGGAATGTGTGTTAACGATACGCTCATGCATATGGGAG TTGACACCCTGCCATTCGGCGGAGTCGGTAACAGCGGCATCGGCGCTTACCACGGCAAAGCCTCGTTCGATACATTCACGCACAAGAAAAGCTGCTTGGTCAGAAATTTCGCGGCCATCGGAGAGAAGCTTGCTTC TGGCCGCTACCCGCCATACACTGACGGCAAGCTGAAATTCATCACAACGCTGATGAGGAAGCGCTCCGGCCCTTCGTTCAAGTACCTGCCCTACTTCATAGCCTTCGCGCTGGGCGCCGGCCTGTCCTATGGCATCTTCGCTTGGCAAAAG ATGGCCTCCGAGGATTTGTAA
- the LOC123875503 gene encoding aldehyde dehydrogenase, dimeric NADP-preferring isoform X1, whose translation MPSPNDTHASDFSEVHVINIDSDLEIDIPVIQIDKQDNTMNGNGTLSSSKPKPINIPEVVQKARDTFNSGITKPLEWRKRQLKNLLRMYEENSGAMIDALVKDLRRSKTEAVLLEVDYLINDLTNLLNKFEEWAKPERPPKGFVNMLDDVVIFNDPYGVVLIIGAWNYPLQLLLLPFAGAIAAGNVVILKPSELAVASAKFIADTLPKYLDNDAFIVVEGGPEETTELLKQKFDYIFYTGGTNVGRIVYEAATKNLTPVTLELGGKSPVYIDNTVDMEITTKRVLWGKFINAGQTCIAPDYVLCSKEVQDKFVEYSKKILKEWYGEDPQKSPDLCRIINSRHFGRLQTLLDANKDKVVVGGRTDAQERFISPTILTNVTGTDKIMEDEIFGPILPIVPVENAYEAIKFINDREHPLVLYLFSQQSNIQTLVTEQTRSGSICVNDTIMFYGVDTLPFGGVGNSGIGAYHGKASFDTFTHKKSCLVRNFAAIGEKLASGRYPPYTDGKLKFITTLMRKRSGPSFKYLPYFIAFALGAGLSYGIFAWQKMASEDL comes from the exons GAACTTTATCAAGCTCAAAACCTAAGCCAATCAACATTCCAGAG GTTGTACAAAAAGCGCGGGACACATTCAACAGCGGTATAACGAAGCCCCTAGAATGGAGAAAGAGACAGCTAAAGAACCTCCTGCGAATGTACGAAGAGAACAGCGGAGCAATGATAGACGCCCTCGTGAAAGACTTGAGGCGTAGCAAGACTGAGGCGGTACTTTTAGAAGTCGACTATCTTATCAATGATTTGACCAATCTATTGAATAAGTTCGAAGAGTGGGCGAAGCCTGAAAGG CCACCAAAAGGTTTTGTCAACATGCTAGACGACGTGGTCATCTTCAACGACCCATATGGAGTGGTACTGATCATCGGAGCATGGAACTACCCTCTTCAGCTGCTGCTATTGCCCTTTGCTGGCGCGATCGCAGCTGGCAACGTCGTGATCTTAAAACCCAGCGAGTTGGCGGTGGCTAGTGCTAAATTCATAGCTGATACCTTACCTAAATATTTGGACAAT GATGCATTTATCGTAGTGGAAGGCGGTCCAGAGGAAACGACGGAGCTTCTCAAGCAAAAGTTCGATTACATCTTCTACACGGGAGGCACCAACGTCGGCAGGATTGTTTACGAGGCTGCGACCAAGAATCTGACGCCTGTTACCTTGGAGTTAGGAGGGAAAAG tcCAGTATACATAGACAACACGGTCGACATGGAGATCACCACAAAACGTGTCCTTTGGGGCAAATTCATCAACGCTGGACAGACTTGCATCGCTCCAGACTACGTCCTATGTTCCAAAGAAGTGCAGGACAAGTTCGTGGAATATtcgaaaaagattttaaaagagTGGTACGGGGAAGACCCTCAAAAGTCACCAGATCTATGCAGGATTATCAACAGCAGGCACTTTGG TCGTCTTCAGACATTGTTAGATGCAAACAAAGACAAAGTAGTGGTCGGCGGTCGGACTGACGCCCAGGAACGATTTATTTCACCAACAATACTGACCAACGTCACGGGCACCGACAAAATCATGGAAGACGAAATATTCGGTCCCATACTGCCGATCGTACCCGTGGAAAACGCCTATGAAGCCATCAAGTTTATTAACGACAG GGAACATCCGTTAGTCCTATATCTCTTCAGCCAGCAAAGCAACATACAAACGCTGGTCACAGAGCAAACTCGTTCGGGCAGCATCTGCGTGAACGATACGATCATGTTCTATGGCG TTGACACCCTGCCATTCGGCGGAGTCGGTAACAGCGGCATCGGCGCTTACCACGGCAAAGCCTCGTTCGATACATTCACGCACAAGAAAAGCTGCTTGGTCAGAAATTTCGCGGCCATCGGAGAGAAGCTTGCTTC TGGCCGCTACCCGCCATACACTGACGGCAAGCTGAAATTCATCACAACGCTGATGAGGAAGCGCTCCGGCCCTTCGTTCAAGTACCTGCCCTACTTCATAGCCTTCGCGCTGGGCGCCGGCCTGTCCTATGGCATCTTCGCTTGGCAAAAG ATGGCCTCCGAGGATTTGTAA
- the LOC123875503 gene encoding aldehyde dehydrogenase, dimeric NADP-preferring isoform X3: MSPPASQDECADDAGVRVQIQVDTNVNSGSDCVITIDNNMPGTLSSSKPKPINIPEVVQKARDTFNSGITKPLEWRKRQLKNLLRMYEENSGAMIDALVKDLRRSKTEAVLLEVDYLINDLTNLLNKFEEWAKPERPPKGFVNMLDDVVIFNDPYGVVLIIGAWNYPLQLLLLPFAGAIAAGNVVILKPSELAVASAKFIADTLPKYLDNDAFIVVEGGPEETTELLKQKFDYIFYTGGTNVGRIVYEAATKNLTPVTLELGGKSPVYIDNTVDMEITTKRVLWGKFINAGQTCIAPDYVLCSKEVQDKFVEYSKKILKEWYGEDPQKSPDLCRIINSRHFGRLQTLLDANKDKVVVGGRTDAQERFISPTILTNVTGTDKIMEDEIFGPILPIVPVENAYEAIKFINDREKPLVFYVFTSDDAMRKSLTENTSSGGMCVNDTLMHMGVDTLPFGGVGNSGIGAYHGKASFDTFTHKKSCLVRNFAAIGEKLASGRYPPYTDGKLKFITTLMRKRSGPSFKYLPYFIAFALGAGLSYGIFAWQKMASEDL, translated from the exons ATGAGCCCACCGGCGTCACAAGACGAATGCGCGGACGACGCGGGCGTGCGTGTCCAAATACAGGTGGATACAAATGTGAACAGTGGTAGTGATTGTGTGATAACCATCGATAATAATATGcctg GAACTTTATCAAGCTCAAAACCTAAGCCAATCAACATTCCAGAG GTTGTACAAAAAGCGCGGGACACATTCAACAGCGGTATAACGAAGCCCCTAGAATGGAGAAAGAGACAGCTAAAGAACCTCCTGCGAATGTACGAAGAGAACAGCGGAGCAATGATAGACGCCCTCGTGAAAGACTTGAGGCGTAGCAAGACTGAGGCGGTACTTTTAGAAGTCGACTATCTTATCAATGATTTGACCAATCTATTGAATAAGTTCGAAGAGTGGGCGAAGCCTGAAAGG CCACCAAAAGGTTTTGTCAACATGCTAGACGACGTGGTCATCTTCAACGACCCATATGGAGTGGTACTGATCATCGGAGCATGGAACTACCCTCTTCAGCTGCTGCTATTGCCCTTTGCTGGCGCGATCGCAGCTGGCAACGTCGTGATCTTAAAACCCAGCGAGTTGGCGGTGGCTAGTGCTAAATTCATAGCTGATACCTTACCTAAATATTTGGACAAT GATGCATTTATCGTAGTGGAAGGCGGTCCAGAGGAAACGACGGAGCTTCTCAAGCAAAAGTTCGATTACATCTTCTACACGGGAGGCACCAACGTCGGCAGGATTGTTTACGAGGCTGCGACCAAGAATCTGACGCCTGTTACCTTGGAGTTAGGAGGGAAAAG tcCAGTATACATAGACAACACGGTCGACATGGAGATCACCACAAAACGTGTCCTTTGGGGCAAATTCATCAACGCTGGACAGACTTGCATCGCTCCAGACTACGTCCTATGTTCCAAAGAAGTGCAGGACAAGTTCGTGGAATATtcgaaaaagattttaaaagagTGGTACGGGGAAGACCCTCAAAAGTCACCAGATCTATGCAGGATTATCAACAGCAGGCACTTTGG TCGTCTTCAGACATTGTTAGATGCAAACAAAGACAAAGTAGTGGTCGGCGGTCGGACTGACGCCCAGGAACGATTTATTTCACCAACAATACTGACCAACGTCACGGGCACCGACAAAATCATGGAAGACGAAATATTCGGTCCCATACTGCCGATCGTACCCGTGGAAAACGCCTATGAAGCCATCAAGTTTATTAACGACAG GGAAAAACCGCTGGTGTTCTACGTGTTCACATCAGACGACGCGATGCGCAAGAGTCTAACGGAGAACACGAGCAGTGGTGGAATGTGTGTTAACGATACGCTCATGCATATGGGAG TTGACACCCTGCCATTCGGCGGAGTCGGTAACAGCGGCATCGGCGCTTACCACGGCAAAGCCTCGTTCGATACATTCACGCACAAGAAAAGCTGCTTGGTCAGAAATTTCGCGGCCATCGGAGAGAAGCTTGCTTC TGGCCGCTACCCGCCATACACTGACGGCAAGCTGAAATTCATCACAACGCTGATGAGGAAGCGCTCCGGCCCTTCGTTCAAGTACCTGCCCTACTTCATAGCCTTCGCGCTGGGCGCCGGCCTGTCCTATGGCATCTTCGCTTGGCAAAAG ATGGCCTCCGAGGATTTGTAA
- the LOC123875503 gene encoding aldehyde dehydrogenase, dimeric NADP-preferring isoform X2, with the protein MPSPNDTHASDFSEVHVINIDSDLEIDIPVIQIDKQDNTMNGNGTLSSSKPKPINIPEVVQKARDTFNSGITKPLEWRKRQLKNLLRMYEENSGAMIDALVKDLRRSKTEAVLLEVDYLINDLTNLLNKFEEWAKPERPPKGFVNMLDDVVIFNDPYGVVLIIGAWNYPLQLLLLPFAGAIAAGNVVILKPSELAVASAKFIADTLPKYLDNDAFIVVEGGPEETTELLKQKFDYIFYTGGTNVGRIVYEAATKNLTPVTLELGGKSPVYIDNTVDMEITTKRVLWGKFINAGQTCIAPDYVLCSKEVQDKFVEYSKKILKEWYGEDPQKSPDLCRIINSRHFGRLQTLLDANKDKVVVGGRTDAQERFISPTILTNVTGTDKIMEDEIFGPILPIVPVENAYEAIKFINDREKPLVFYVFTSDDAMRKSLTENTSSGGMCVNDTLMHMGVDTLPFGGVGNSGIGAYHGKASFDTFTHKKSCLVRNFAAIGEKLASGRYPPYTDGKLKFITTLMRKRSGPSFKYLPYFIAFALGAGLSYGIFAWQKMASEDL; encoded by the exons GAACTTTATCAAGCTCAAAACCTAAGCCAATCAACATTCCAGAG GTTGTACAAAAAGCGCGGGACACATTCAACAGCGGTATAACGAAGCCCCTAGAATGGAGAAAGAGACAGCTAAAGAACCTCCTGCGAATGTACGAAGAGAACAGCGGAGCAATGATAGACGCCCTCGTGAAAGACTTGAGGCGTAGCAAGACTGAGGCGGTACTTTTAGAAGTCGACTATCTTATCAATGATTTGACCAATCTATTGAATAAGTTCGAAGAGTGGGCGAAGCCTGAAAGG CCACCAAAAGGTTTTGTCAACATGCTAGACGACGTGGTCATCTTCAACGACCCATATGGAGTGGTACTGATCATCGGAGCATGGAACTACCCTCTTCAGCTGCTGCTATTGCCCTTTGCTGGCGCGATCGCAGCTGGCAACGTCGTGATCTTAAAACCCAGCGAGTTGGCGGTGGCTAGTGCTAAATTCATAGCTGATACCTTACCTAAATATTTGGACAAT GATGCATTTATCGTAGTGGAAGGCGGTCCAGAGGAAACGACGGAGCTTCTCAAGCAAAAGTTCGATTACATCTTCTACACGGGAGGCACCAACGTCGGCAGGATTGTTTACGAGGCTGCGACCAAGAATCTGACGCCTGTTACCTTGGAGTTAGGAGGGAAAAG tcCAGTATACATAGACAACACGGTCGACATGGAGATCACCACAAAACGTGTCCTTTGGGGCAAATTCATCAACGCTGGACAGACTTGCATCGCTCCAGACTACGTCCTATGTTCCAAAGAAGTGCAGGACAAGTTCGTGGAATATtcgaaaaagattttaaaagagTGGTACGGGGAAGACCCTCAAAAGTCACCAGATCTATGCAGGATTATCAACAGCAGGCACTTTGG TCGTCTTCAGACATTGTTAGATGCAAACAAAGACAAAGTAGTGGTCGGCGGTCGGACTGACGCCCAGGAACGATTTATTTCACCAACAATACTGACCAACGTCACGGGCACCGACAAAATCATGGAAGACGAAATATTCGGTCCCATACTGCCGATCGTACCCGTGGAAAACGCCTATGAAGCCATCAAGTTTATTAACGACAG GGAAAAACCGCTGGTGTTCTACGTGTTCACATCAGACGACGCGATGCGCAAGAGTCTAACGGAGAACACGAGCAGTGGTGGAATGTGTGTTAACGATACGCTCATGCATATGGGAG TTGACACCCTGCCATTCGGCGGAGTCGGTAACAGCGGCATCGGCGCTTACCACGGCAAAGCCTCGTTCGATACATTCACGCACAAGAAAAGCTGCTTGGTCAGAAATTTCGCGGCCATCGGAGAGAAGCTTGCTTC TGGCCGCTACCCGCCATACACTGACGGCAAGCTGAAATTCATCACAACGCTGATGAGGAAGCGCTCCGGCCCTTCGTTCAAGTACCTGCCCTACTTCATAGCCTTCGCGCTGGGCGCCGGCCTGTCCTATGGCATCTTCGCTTGGCAAAAG ATGGCCTCCGAGGATTTGTAA
- the LOC123875514 gene encoding ras-like GTP-binding protein Rho1, whose protein sequence is MWWCCSSSASSGPMAAIRKKLVIVGDGACGKTCLLIVFSKDQFPEVYVPTVFENYVADIEVDGKQVELALWDTAGQEDYDRLRPLSYPDTDVILMCFSVDSPDSLENIPEKWTPEVKHFCPNVPIILVGNKKDLRNDPATINELRKMKQEPVKPQEGRAMAEKINAFAYLECSAKSKEGVREVFETATRAALQVKKKKKTRCSLL, encoded by the exons ATGTGGTGGTGCTGTTCTTCTTCCGCTAGTTCAG GACCGATGGCTGCGATACGAAAGAAATTAGTGATCGTCGGTGACGGCGCTTGTGGTAAAACATGCCTATTGATCGTGTTCAGTAAAGATCAGTTCCCGGAAGTGTATGTGCCGACAGTGTTCGAAAACTACGTCGCCGATATCGAAGTGGACGGCAAGCAAGTGGAGCTCGCGCTGTGGGACACGGCCGGCCAGGAGGACTACGACCGGCTGCGGCCGCTCTCCTACCCCGACACGGACGTCATCCTCATGTGTTTCTCCGTGGACTCGCCCGACTCCCTCGAGAACATCCCCGAGAAGTGGACGCCCGAAGTGAAGCATTTCTGCCCCAACGTGCCCATCATCCTCGTGGGCAACAAGAAGGACCTGCGAAACGACCCGGCCACCATCAACGAGCTGCGCAAGATGAAGCAGGAGCCCGTGAAGCCGCAGGAGGGCCGCGCCATGGCCGAGAAGATCAACGCCTTCGCGTACCTGGAGTGTTCGGCCAAGAGCAAGGAGGGCGTGCGCGAGGTGTTCGAGACGGCCACGCGCGCCGCGCTGCAGgtcaagaagaagaagaagacccGGTGTTCCCTGCTGTAG